The Brassica rapa cultivar Chiifu-401-42 unplaced genomic scaffold, CAAS_Brap_v3.01 Scaffold0639, whole genome shotgun sequence genomic interval TCATGCGATTAGATCAGTATAAGTGGCGAAGCCTTTTATTCTATACTGTTGTTACAGTATGATATTCGACACATGGAATGTGGAATAGGACTTCTCTAGTAACTATTTCTTGGTTACTTCTTCACCACAAGGTCTCAGCATTGAGACTGTCTTAAACAAGACTGAGTTGTACTCATCCATGACTTTGTAATCCAAGAATCTTAGATTCTTCCAGTCATTTCTAGCCTTTGGAAGCAACACCGTTTTATGGTGGTAATTTCTATGCTGTAAAGCATCTCCAAAAGTCAAGCCTCTCGCCggttctctccttggatcgTCGGTTCTCTCTTATCTTTTTGGtgtttgtctctcacgattttggcagaggttcccctcaagaattctgtgtcaaattctggatccagggctcagtatttatagagagagggagtcggaactgccatggggccgaaggggtgggagttgtaaccgaaaaggtgtctctctctccctgcaaccgttcggcaataactgcccccaaccggtcctcaactaccaccaactgctcctgtccctgccggttctctatcctgaaaccaaggccaagacctttaactgaccgtccaCACCGTGGCCGCACCATCTAACCGAACCACCATAACCATCCTTTTAACCGCCCCAACGGTCCCGGACATGAACACTCGGCCCAACTGAGTTGAGCTGACTactagctggtcccagctgagtAAGCTAGTCCTTATAGCTCCACGAGCTGATGCATACTGACTAAGCTCCCATTAagcttccctgagctgcccaagctcggccccgtccagctcccacatcactcgtccagctctattaaacccattctttcttcaccctggttaagtctcaacactttgatgcccttaaccctctgtctgagccatgatacgcttgtctactggtctaatgacctgactggtgcgtctccccgcaccatggctcgtcccaatgatcctatctcggaccggggacatgacagactgtttgagtgattttggcccacatgggctgtctgttcagtacacacaggacgtctgtgggtgtccaccagcacacacaggacgtccgtggctgtccgtcagcacacacataatgtccatggctgtccgtgtgtgtccgtcagcacacgacctatgtttcccaagtgatttcaTCCTTGCCATTGTATTCCCACACGACCTTGATCATGGGAATGGTCCACTATGAGGACCGGCCTCGTCTCTAGAGTCAGATTCTTACCCAAATCTGTATGGATCTCGGGTAGTACTATGTCCTGATCGGACAAACATTTTCGGAGTTGGGACACATGAAACACGTTATGGAACGcatccatggctggtggcagttccaacttataagccaactccccaactctttctatgattctgaatggacccaagtacctagggtctagttttcttctgccagaaactctagcccttcctttgaatgtgatcatcttgagatagaccaaggcttcatcttcaaactcaagatgtttcatcCGTCTATCTGCATAACTCTTTTGACGATCCtgtgcttctttcattttctcctttaagaaccttattttctcagtggtttcttccactatctcaggacccaacatgctcctccccccccccccacttgggtccagcataatggCTTCCTGCATAATGGCGTCCTTCTAGGCCGTCCATACAGTGCTTCATAATGTGACATCCCAATGCTAGTATGGAAACTGTTGTTATAGGCAAACTCGACCAAGGGTAGATGCTTTTCCCAAGAGTCGCCCCAATCCAACACCATAGCCCTTAACATGTCCTCTAATGTCTGGATTATCCTCTCTGAttgcccatccgtctgaggatgataggctgtgctcatgttcattcttgttcctaaggctttttgaaaagcctgccagaagtaaGAGGTGAACATAGAGTCTTTGTCCGAGACAATACTAGCCGGCACTCCATGCAGACGTACAATCTCGTCCAAGTAAATCCTCACGATCTGATCCACTCCATCTCCTTTCTGTATTGGTAAGAAGTGGGCCGACTTGGTTAGTCTGTCGACTTGGTTAGTCTGTCAACTACCACCCAAACCGCATTCTTTTggttcctggtcgtgggaaaaccggtcacaaaatccattgtgatgtgatcccacttccactctGGTATGGGGAGATTCTGGAGCATACCATTGGGCACTTGATGTTCAGCCTTCACAAACTGGCAAGTAGGACACCTCGCCACCCACTCGGCCACATCTGTTTTAATCCTTACCCAGTGATAGTACCTTTttaaatccctatacatcttattCAGCCCAGGTTGGACTGAGAActttgacttatgagcctgaatcataatctcttctttaagcTCCTTGCTTTTGGGAACACTTACTCGGCCATTCACCAAGATTGTTCCGTTGCTTGTGATCTGATACTCCGTCTTGTCGTTAAGAGCCACTTTCTGCAAGTTCTCATCCAAAGTCTGGGCCTGCTGTATCCTGGTAAGTAGATCGGCCTGATTCACTGCCTCTAATCCCAATGGCTCATCACGTCCAACCAAGGTATTTAGATGTAATGACCGAACCATCCCTTATAGTTCATCCACTTCTCTTTCGGCCGAGACCTCTGCCCGTCTCCGGCTTAAGGCATCAGCCACAAGGTTGCCTTGCCTGGATGGTatactatgtccagatcataatcaccaacaaactccatccatcttatttgtctcaagttcaactcaggctgagcGAAAATGTAATTCAAGCTTTTATGATcagtgagaatctggactttggctTCGTACATATACGATCTCCATATCTTCAAAGCAAACACCACGGCCGCCATCTCTAGATCATGGGTCGGATAattcccttcatgctttctcagctgtctcaaagcataagcaatcaccttcccatgttgagtcaGGACACACCccaacccagtgatggacgcatccgtatagaccacataaggttgatctgcctccggcaataccaatattggtgcattcgtcagcatatcctttagagctgagaaacacttctcacacccttcattccaggcaaacttcacatccttgcctgtaagtcgtgtcatgggttgagccaaactggcaaaccccttgacatactttctgtagtagctggccagccctaggaaactcCTAACCTCAGTAGCATTCCTAGGCTGCGGCCAATCTCGTATAGTCTGAACCTTCTCTGGATCTACTGACACCCCCTGATCAGACACAATgtgtccgaggaacccaatgctcttctgccagaaactacacttgcttagtttggcaaagagtttatgttccctcaaacgtcctagtacggccctgagatgcttctcatggtcttccttgtttctggaatatacaagtatgtcgtctatgaagatgattacaaattcatccaagaatgcagctggtgcattggttagaccaaatggtataaccacaaactcatagtgcccgtacctggtccggaacgccgtcttcctgatatcattaggctcaattgggatctgatgataccctgaggctaaatcaatcttggaaaaccatttggcccctttgagctgatccaacagctcatcaattctgggtaatgagtacttgttcttcacagtaaccctattcaaccctcggtaatcaatacacagccttaagctaccatcctttttcttcacaaaaagaactggtgctccccaaggcgagacacttggtcgtatgaaccctttgtccaacaactcttccagttgcttctttagctcggccatctcggccggagccatacgatatggacttttggacattggggccgtccctggttctagttctattATGAACGGGTCAGCCCTattagggggaatgccctgtagtgcccgaaacacatcctcaaactctttaaccagcggaatcccgtccgggtctgtaacacccgaatccggcctctcgacgaaactgggCCCATTTTCTACTTAATCAATCCCTTGCTTGATTcattttatgtctttcatttactaagtcatgttcgaatccgaggttctaaaacaattgaacagatagcacagcggaatataaatgtgtaaaatgtattacttagaaacatgagatctgatacacaacttcttaatcgtttcatagacaatcactagttcatccctagcatcatctaaccatacgttacacagcctctcactgaccgagccttcacggctccttggcttgaccagaaccatccttagttcctgaaaccacaaccagataagcattaatcataaccgagaatagaacggattgattctacaatccttggcttggttcctagaacttagataaacctcagtcaagataatcataaaacgaatgaacctacctaccgtatcctaagtcattcaaccaaccaccccttgacttagaatcataTAGATAGTCCAggatagataaacagaacacatgaacagtccggatcgtcccgaagaccaatccgtccatccggatagaatctaggtgcgaccggcctagatgaagtccggctcaatggcccaacggactttcttacctgatccggccttgggcctggatccaacggccgagtaagccttaCACCCAATCCGAGTAGGCCaaacggccgatcggaccttgcgactcttaccctggcttagacgaaccgtgtacttgtctcgacggacaagacatggtctgatccctaaggaacggacacgacctgtctcaacaggcaccgtttggaacatgcaccccttcggtccttggtacctattggtcctcgtacctcttgtcgTCCGTAAcgcttggttacttacaccctttggcaactcacaacctttggaactcgttgatgtgccgcagtccacggatcattacatggaaccagctcagcatggagttcaagacgttctgaacatttcaaccgaggttcatgtttttcaccgtgccagacttgacttggatcatgccagacttgagaaagatcatgccagacttgagaaagatcatctcaga includes:
- the LOC117130681 gene encoding uncharacterized protein LOC117130681 — encoded protein: MVRSLHLNTLVGRDEPLGLEAVNQADLLTRIQQAQTLDENLQKVALNDKTEYQITSNGTILVNGRVSVPKSKELKEEIMIQAHKSKFSVQPGLNKMYRDLKRYYHWVRIKTDVAEWVARCPTCQFVKAEHQVPN